The following proteins are co-located in the Clostridia bacterium genome:
- a CDS encoding DUF2935 domain-containing protein, giving the protein MLSSLDFVRQSLEIHLFFARIMKEHSFFLEVGFTPKDDNFTQKADEFRREFDRLLAEVVPLSNGIVSPGVLQSGEVITQYTLKAEMASSYFTGVRIPTELTQAEAGLMGGGLMAVNPMLEQRVSLINQGAMGLISALIQFKATILSNVLSCKMFTHTYPLMVDHILREVKFYLRMVQRLQNRETINVDREALEQEVFWNRIMAEHSKFIRGLLDPTENDLINTANNFSNEFDKLTAEAMAAMDKTVPIAKVTDDSLRATAAIRDFKAQGTQGLVECKIKSIIIPLLGDHTLREANHYLRLLKIFER; this is encoded by the coding sequence ATGCTATCAAGCTTGGATTTTGTGCGGCAGTCACTTGAAATACATCTGTTTTTTGCAAGAATAATGAAAGAACACTCATTTTTCCTTGAAGTAGGATTTACACCAAAGGATGATAACTTTACCCAAAAGGCAGATGAATTTCGAAGGGAGTTTGACAGACTTTTAGCAGAAGTCGTACCGCTTTCAAATGGTATTGTAAGCCCAGGAGTGCTTCAGTCAGGAGAGGTAATAACTCAATATACGCTTAAAGCAGAAATGGCTTCATCGTATTTTACAGGAGTGCGGATACCAACAGAATTGACTCAGGCGGAAGCAGGATTAATGGGTGGAGGCTTAATGGCAGTAAATCCAATGCTTGAGCAGAGAGTATCTTTGATAAATCAGGGGGCTATGGGCTTAATATCTGCTCTAATACAGTTTAAAGCCACAATTCTATCAAATGTTTTATCCTGCAAAATGTTTACACATACCTACCCGTTAATGGTAGATCATATTTTGAGGGAAGTGAAGTTTTACTTACGAATGGTTCAAAGGCTTCAAAACAGAGAAACTATAAATGTAGATAGAGAAGCCTTGGAACAAGAAGTGTTCTGGAACAGAATCATGGCAGAACACTCAAAGTTTATTCGTGGTTTGCTTGATCCTACTGAAAATGATTTGATAAATACAGCCAACAATTTTAGTAATGAGTTTGACAAGTTGACGGCAGAAGCGATGGCTGCCATGGATAAGACCGTACCTATAGCAAAAGTCACAGATGACAGCCTGAGGGCAACTGCAGCAATCCGGGATTTCAAAGCACAGGGAACACAAGGGTTGGTTGAATGCAAGATTAAATCAATTATTATTCCATTATTGGGTGACCATACATTGCGTGAAGCCAATCACTATCTGAGGCTTTTAAAGATATTTGAAAGGTAA